From Bradyrhizobium sp. NDS-1, the proteins below share one genomic window:
- the flhB gene encoding flagellar biosynthesis protein FlhB has product MAESSDQESKTEEPTEKKVRDALEQGKIPVSREASIFASMAALLVIQAFLIGQGVQQLTPTLTSLLDDPEGFPLSNGADAQNLLAVVGLQALRFLVPLVVILMVFGLAASLLQNAPRLVLDRIKPNLSRISPISGWSRIFGTQGLVEFAKSLFKLAAVTSVVVFVLRASEAKAFEAMYTDPVALPEMILNIAMRIVSAICIATIVLVAIDLAWARFHWRRELRMTKQEIKDEHKQAEGDPLIKARLRSLARDRSRQRMIASASRATLVIANPTHFAIALRYNREENPAPLVVAKGMDVIALKIREVAEQNRIPVIENKALARALYEAVQVDQVIPAEFFRPVAEIIYFLQSKQTPRTEKVQ; this is encoded by the coding sequence ATGGCAGAATCATCCGATCAGGAGAGCAAGACAGAAGAGCCGACCGAGAAGAAAGTCCGAGATGCGCTCGAACAGGGCAAGATCCCGGTCTCTCGGGAGGCCTCTATTTTTGCGTCGATGGCCGCGCTGCTGGTCATTCAGGCGTTCCTGATCGGTCAGGGCGTGCAGCAATTGACGCCGACATTGACGAGCCTGCTGGACGACCCCGAAGGCTTCCCGCTCAGCAACGGCGCGGATGCGCAGAACCTGCTCGCCGTGGTCGGCCTCCAGGCGCTGCGATTTCTGGTGCCGCTGGTCGTCATCCTCATGGTATTCGGGCTGGCCGCCTCGCTGCTGCAAAATGCGCCGCGCCTGGTGCTCGACCGCATCAAGCCGAATCTGTCGCGAATCTCTCCGATCAGCGGCTGGAGCCGGATCTTCGGAACGCAGGGGCTCGTCGAGTTCGCCAAGTCGCTGTTCAAGCTCGCCGCAGTGACCTCCGTGGTCGTCTTCGTGCTGCGCGCATCGGAAGCGAAGGCGTTCGAGGCGATGTACACCGATCCGGTCGCGCTGCCGGAGATGATTCTCAACATCGCGATGCGGATCGTCTCGGCGATCTGCATCGCGACCATCGTCTTGGTGGCGATCGATCTGGCCTGGGCGCGCTTCCACTGGCGGCGTGAGCTGCGCATGACCAAGCAGGAGATCAAGGACGAGCACAAGCAGGCGGAGGGCGATCCGCTGATCAAGGCGCGCCTGCGCTCGCTGGCGCGCGACCGCTCGCGGCAGCGGATGATCGCGTCCGCATCGCGCGCGACCCTGGTGATCGCGAACCCGACGCATTTCGCGATCGCGCTGCGTTACAATCGCGAGGAAAACCCCGCGCCGCTCGTGGTGGCCAAGGGCATGGACGTGATCGCGCTGAAGATCCGCGAGGTCGCCGAGCAGAACCGGATTCCCGTCATCGAGAACAAGGCGCTGGCGCGCGCACTCTACGAGGCGGTGCAGGTCGATCAGGTGATTCCGGCGGAGTTCTTCCGGCCCGTCGCCGAGATCATCTACTTCCTCCAGTCGAAACAGACTCCGCGCACCGAGAAGGTCCAGTAG
- a CDS encoding flagellar motor switch protein FliG: MAAQVGIAPVKQRGVAALGGTEKVAALLLAMGRQAAASVLAQFEPQDIRIVTKAAAELRPITAQELESIVEEFAQQFSMGANILGTLGGLEAVLGDVLPADQVSAIMSDLLGNSSRSVWDRVSSVSENSLATYLSKEHPQTAALILSKVKPSCAAKVMSQLPSSLRNELMRRVLSLKPIVDDAMKVLEKTLHEDLTLNFARNLGADTYARVADIINKMERGHIEDMLKSLSEKRPKSAEVLKELLFTFDDVTNLTPKARTMIFDQVPTDRIVVALKGTDKHFRELILSSVASRVRRVVEHELAIGEPSNQRDVLEARRVITDLALELAEKGEIELNPEQEDELVFR, translated from the coding sequence ATGGCGGCACAGGTCGGCATCGCTCCCGTCAAGCAGCGAGGCGTTGCCGCGCTGGGCGGAACGGAAAAGGTCGCCGCGCTCCTGCTGGCCATGGGCCGGCAGGCGGCCGCGAGCGTGCTCGCGCAATTCGAGCCGCAGGACATTCGCATCGTCACCAAGGCCGCGGCCGAGCTGCGGCCGATCACGGCGCAGGAGCTCGAATCCATCGTCGAGGAGTTCGCCCAGCAATTCTCGATGGGCGCGAACATTCTGGGGACTCTCGGTGGCCTGGAGGCCGTGCTAGGCGACGTGCTTCCCGCCGACCAAGTGTCGGCGATCATGTCGGACCTGCTCGGCAATTCGAGCCGGTCGGTGTGGGATCGCGTCTCGTCGGTGTCGGAAAATTCGCTGGCGACCTACCTCTCCAAGGAGCATCCGCAGACCGCGGCGCTGATCCTGTCCAAGGTCAAGCCGTCTTGCGCCGCCAAGGTGATGAGCCAGCTCCCCTCGAGCCTGCGCAACGAGTTGATGCGGCGCGTGCTGAGCCTCAAGCCGATCGTCGACGACGCCATGAAGGTGCTCGAGAAGACGCTGCACGAAGACCTGACGCTCAATTTCGCCCGCAATCTCGGCGCCGACACCTATGCGCGCGTCGCCGACATCATCAACAAGATGGAGCGCGGACACATCGAGGACATGCTGAAGAGCCTGTCGGAAAAGCGGCCGAAATCGGCCGAAGTACTGAAGGAGCTGCTGTTCACCTTCGACGACGTGACCAACCTGACGCCGAAGGCGCGCACCATGATCTTCGACCAGGTGCCGACCGATCGCATCGTCGTCGCGCTGAAGGGGACCGACAAGCATTTCCGCGAGCTGATCCTGTCCTCGGTCGCCTCGCGCGTCCGCCGCGTCGTCGAGCACGAGCTCGCCATCGGCGAGCCTTCGAACCAGCGCGACGTGCTTGAGGCGCGGCGCGTGATCACCGATCTCGCGCTCGAGCTCGCGGAGAAGGGCGAAATCGAGCTCAACCCCGAGCAGGAGGATGAGCTGGTCTTCCGCTGA
- the fliN gene encoding flagellar motor switch protein FliN: MAQSFDYESAARAPDSDEGHTETSPLERLAEIAARTAEESGKFANVDAILRIPVTMQVVLGSATIPVANLMKLGRGAVVPLDHRVGEPVDVVVNGRIVARGEVVVVEEDNSRFGVSLTEIVGPLGQGDS, encoded by the coding sequence ATGGCGCAATCCTTCGACTACGAATCTGCCGCGCGAGCCCCGGACTCCGACGAGGGCCACACCGAGACGTCTCCGCTGGAGCGGCTGGCGGAGATTGCAGCGCGCACGGCGGAGGAGAGCGGGAAGTTCGCCAATGTCGATGCGATCCTGCGCATTCCCGTCACCATGCAGGTGGTGCTGGGATCGGCGACCATTCCGGTGGCCAACCTGATGAAGCTCGGCCGCGGCGCGGTGGTTCCGCTCGATCACCGGGTCGGCGAGCCCGTCGACGTCGTCGTCAACGGGCGCATTGTCGCCCGCGGCGAGGTGGTCGTCGTTGAAGAGGACAATTCCCGCTTCGGCGTCTCGCTCACGGAGATCGTAGGACCGCTGGGGCAGGGCGATAGCTGA